A region from the Candidatus Tenderia electrophaga genome encodes:
- a CDS encoding 3-oxoacyl-ACP synthase (FabB, beta-Ketoacyl-ACP synthase I, KASI; catalyzes a condensation reaction in fatty acid biosynthesis: addition of an acyl acceptor of two carbons from malonyl-ACP; required for the elongation of short-chain unsaturated acyl-ACP), with protein sequence MRRVVVTGLGIVSSIGNNKDEVTGSLRAGRSGIEFSEEYAELGFRSHVHGSVNVDIGALIDRKLRRFMGDAAAYNCIAMQQAIADAGLDETLISNPRAGLIVGSGGASHANTVLAADTLRQKGIRRVGPYMVPRTMGSTTSANLATAFKIKGVNYSISSACSTSAHCIGNAMEQIQLGKQDLVFAGGGEELGWESSMMFDAMGALSSKYNETPDKASRAYDAERDGFVISGGGGVLVLEALEHAQARGARIYAELVGYGATSDGFDMVQPSGEGAARCMRLALDGVEGRVDYINAHGTSTPAGDMKELEAIRAVFGDDMPAISSTKSLTGHALGAAGVNEAIYSLLMMQHDFLCASANIETLDPAAAGMPILLERKDEAGAELMLSNSFGFGGTNACLVFRRYHG encoded by the coding sequence GTGAGACGAGTGGTTGTCACAGGGCTGGGGATTGTTTCCAGTATCGGTAATAACAAGGACGAAGTGACCGGCTCCCTCCGGGCCGGTCGCTCGGGCATCGAATTCAGCGAGGAATATGCCGAGCTTGGATTTCGTTCCCATGTGCACGGATCCGTCAATGTGGATATCGGGGCGCTGATCGATCGCAAGCTGCGCCGTTTTATGGGCGATGCGGCGGCCTATAACTGCATCGCCATGCAGCAGGCCATCGCGGATGCCGGGCTGGACGAGACCCTTATCTCCAATCCCCGCGCCGGCCTCATCGTCGGCTCCGGTGGTGCCTCCCACGCCAACACCGTGCTGGCGGCCGACACCCTGCGCCAAAAGGGCATCCGCCGCGTTGGTCCCTACATGGTGCCGCGCACCATGGGCAGCACCACTTCGGCCAACCTGGCCACCGCCTTCAAGATCAAGGGCGTCAACTATTCCATCAGTTCGGCCTGTTCCACCAGCGCTCACTGCATCGGCAACGCCATGGAGCAGATCCAGCTGGGCAAGCAGGACCTGGTCTTCGCCGGCGGCGGCGAGGAGCTGGGCTGGGAATCGAGCATGATGTTCGACGCCATGGGGGCCCTGTCATCCAAGTACAATGAAACCCCCGACAAGGCCTCGCGCGCCTATGACGCGGAGCGCGACGGTTTTGTCATCTCCGGCGGCGGCGGTGTGCTGGTGCTCGAAGCGCTGGAGCACGCCCAGGCGCGCGGCGCCCGCATCTATGCCGAGCTGGTGGGCTACGGCGCCACCTCAGACGGCTTCGACATGGTGCAGCCTTCCGGCGAGGGGGCGGCGCGCTGCATGCGCCTGGCCCTGGACGGTGTGGAAGGCCGGGTGGATTACATCAATGCCCACGGCACCAGCACCCCGGCCGGCGACATGAAGGAGCTGGAGGCGATCCGTGCGGTGTTCGGCGACGACATGCCGGCCATCAGCTCCACCAAATCGCTCACCGGCCATGCCTTGGGGGCGGCGGGCGTGAACGAGGCCATCTATTCTCTGCTGATGATGCAGCACGATTTTCTCTGTGCCTCGGCCAATATCGAAACCCTGGACCCGGCCGCCGCGGGCATGCCCATCCTGCTGGAGCGTAAGGACGAGGCCGGCGCCGAGCTCATGCTCTCCAATAGCTTCGGTTTCGGCGGCACCAATGCCTGTTTGGTATTCCGCCGTTATCACGGCTAG
- a CDS encoding beta-hydroxydecanoyl-ACP dehydratase (catalyzes the dehydration of (3R)-3-hydroxydecanoyl-ACP to 2,3-decenoyl-ACP or 3,4-decenoyl-ACP), producing the protein MHNKESFTREELLQCGRGELFGPGNAQLPLPPMLMFDRITTISSDGGAHGKGQIIAELDIKPELWFFECHFHGDPVMPGCLGLDAMWQLIGFFLGWSGGPGRGRALGVGEVGFRGQVTPDKKLVTYRVDMTRVIMRKLYMGVADAELEVDGKVIYTAKDLRVGLFTSTENM; encoded by the coding sequence ATGCACAATAAGGAAAGCTTTACACGGGAAGAGCTGCTGCAATGCGGCCGCGGTGAGTTGTTCGGTCCGGGCAATGCCCAGCTGCCGCTGCCGCCGATGCTGATGTTCGACCGCATCACTACGATATCCAGCGACGGCGGTGCTCATGGCAAAGGCCAGATTATTGCCGAGCTCGACATCAAGCCTGAGCTCTGGTTTTTTGAATGCCATTTCCATGGTGATCCGGTCATGCCCGGCTGTCTCGGTTTGGACGCCATGTGGCAATTGATCGGTTTTTTTCTCGGCTGGAGCGGCGGTCCCGGCCGCGGTCGCGCCCTGGGCGTGGGCGAAGTCGGCTTTCGCGGCCAGGTGACGCCGGACAAGAAACTGGTGACCTATCGTGTGGACATGACCCGCGTCATTATGCGCAAGCTCTATATGGGCGTGGCGGATGCGGAATTGGAAGTGGATGGCAAGGTGATTTACACTGCCAAAGATCTGCGCGTAGGACTGTTTACTTCTACTGAAAACATGTAA